GCAAGGGAAAAAAATATCCAGATTCTTTTGAAGTGCGATGGTGCAATCAGAGCTCCAATGAATAGCCATTTGATGGAGCAGGCGCTATCCAACCTGATTGTTAATGCGATAAAATACACTGAAGCCGGCAGCAAGGTCCTGGTCAGAGCCATTGAAGAAAACCCCAGAACCATATTGATTGAAGTAGAAGATTTTGGAATAGGTATCGATGAAAAGCATCTCCCCCGACTGTTTGAACGATTCTATCGAAGTGACAAGGCGAGAAGCCGAAAACTGGGAGGCACGGGGTTAGGGCTTGCCATTGTCAAACACATTGTAATGGCCCATCATGGAAGAGTTGGGGTTCGGAGCACAGTAAAAAAAGGGACAACTTTTATGATCAGGTTACCCCGCCATCGAGTTCTGCCCGAAGATTTTGATGGGTAAAATGTTGAATCAGCTGTTTTATGATGATTGCACTAATTAAATACTTTATGCATCTTCCTTAAAGCGGTAACCAATCCCTCGAACCGCCTCAATCTGCATACCAGCCGGTCCAAGTTTCTTGCGTAGTGAAAATATGTGAACATCAACCGCCCGCGGCGTTACCGAGTAATCAAAGCCTCGAACCGAGTCGATGATCTGTTCCCGGCTGAAAACCCAACCCGGACGCCGTACCAATATTTTAAGGATACTGAACTCTGTCAAGGTTAACGACACCGTCTGACCGTTGACCTTTGTTTCAAACCGGCCTGGATCCATTACGATGGCTCCCCGGACGACAATACTATCTTCACTGATATCTTTTTCTTTGGTTTTTTCTTCTGCGCGACGCCTCAAAGCATTTTTTATCCGAGCGATCAAGATCTTAGGGCTAAACGGTTTTGTTATGTAGTCATCAGCTCCGATTTCCAAACCGGTAATGATATCGACCTCTTCACTCTTGGCGGTGAGCATAACGACAGGAATATTTTTGAGGGAATCTGTTTTTTTTATATGTTTGCATACCTCCAGACCATTCATACCTGGAAGCATAAGATCAAGAATGATCAAGTCCGGTTTTTCAGTGCCTAATTTTTCAAGGGCCTCTTCGCCTGATTCAGCGCAGATCACCTGGTAACCGGCCTTCATCAGATTATAACTGACAAGCTGCTGAATATCCTCTTCATCTTCGACGCTGAGAATAAGTTTTCCTTTCATTTTTATATCCTTTTAAGAGAACAGCAATTGGTCTGGATCGACTACAGCCAGAAAGACCAGGCTCTAGTCGATTATTTTGGTGCTTCCGAGATTTCAAAGGTTTATCACGATCGCACTGTAAAAGTGGTTTGTTAGGATATGGTTAATGTTGCGTTAAAGGGTTGTTAAAATTTGAAACGAGTAAACTTATTTAAATTTTAACAAGACAAAAACTTCATCTTAATTTTGGGTTGGTAACTTGATTAAAAATTGTTGAGGGCTCTTCAGTTAATTCAAACAAGAGGACTGCTATGGAAGAGATGATTTTGCCAAAAGTTGACAAACTCGCAAAAAGTCAAAAAAGGTTCAGCGCCACTCAATTAAATCAACTAGTTACAGAGCGAGCCGGGGATGTCGAGCGGCTTTTTGCGAGACTATCAAAAGTTGGAGCGGTTTACAAATTGCGGGGTGAGGTTCGTCAGGTCATAGCAATTCATGAGAGACCCCAAGGTTATCCGGATGTGATTTTCAAGGTGCCTGAAAAAAACAGGAATTTGGGTCAGTGGCTGCCTATCTGGGAGGAATGGGTACGAAATGCCGAAGTCATAACTAACGGGACCACCAGTTCCCGAAAATGATGCGCACTCTGCTCTGTTTGTTTCTGCTGTTTAGCATCTCGTTCCTCCCGGGCTGGAGAACTGTGACCTGGGCGAAAGAACGCTATTCTTACATCGAAAAAACCGGCGAGAAAGAAATCTGGTTTGACTGGCAGCTTACCCAGGCGCAGAATCAAATAGTTATTAACTCTTCCCAGGAGGATGAAATTTTTTATACTCAATGTACACCAACAGGGGAGACACGGGAATGGATTGACAAGAAAGATAACGATAATAGCCTCAAAGTAAAACGAGAGGGCAACACCCTTGTCATAGAAAGCACGATAGATTCTCATACGATTAACAAAAGAGAAGAGTTAGATGACAGCCCTTGGTATCAGGCACTTTCTTTTTCACTCCGCCCGCTCCTCACTTCAAAAAATGAAACCGAGACCTTCTGGTTTGTCCGGTCCGACAACCTTGACGTCATCAAATTAAATGCCACCCGCATGGAGTCCTCTTCTCCAGCAGGGTGCAGCAGCTCTGCCCGCCGCATTGAAATTCGTCCTGTTGGACTTTGGGCA
This genomic interval from Desulfobulbaceae bacterium contains the following:
- a CDS encoding PAS domain-containing sensor histidine kinase — encoded protein: AREKNIQILLKCDGAIRAPMNSHLMEQALSNLIVNAIKYTEAGSKVLVRAIEENPRTILIEVEDFGIGIDEKHLPRLFERFYRSDKARSRKLGGTGLGLAIVKHIVMAHHGRVGVRSTVKKGTTFMIRLPRHRVLPEDFDG
- a CDS encoding response regulator transcription factor; this translates as MKGKLILSVEDEEDIQQLVSYNLMKAGYQVICAESGEEALEKLGTEKPDLIILDLMLPGMNGLEVCKHIKKTDSLKNIPVVMLTAKSEEVDIITGLEIGADDYITKPFSPKILIARIKNALRRRAEEKTKEKDISEDSIVVRGAIVMDPGRFETKVNGQTVSLTLTEFSILKILVRRPGWVFSREQIIDSVRGFDYSVTPRAVDVHIFSLRKKLGPAGMQIEAVRGIGYRFKEDA